A DNA window from Ostrea edulis chromosome 5, xbOstEdul1.1, whole genome shotgun sequence contains the following coding sequences:
- the LOC130054518 gene encoding uncharacterized protein LOC130054518: MATRRDPLYNFQTLPGFRYRLLVVAEERVGENWVVRSENDLSTFSPFDQSGVREIICRVRAEYEGRAPRRRTARISTATRPRRRAPQPPSPPPPYSPATPTTPPPAIPSAPVEYSPVPMSDSPASPVEYSPRSPSPAPPPSPAQSPSLLVAATSSPPRPAAPARPPPPTIRFAGRTPPPPRPTHAPVATHPPRNHPMTVPGWADRAVPIWFKCPVCWQDRVHSGITCRGCGQRPACCSCVEELQERRHTRGRCPLCRFTGSRE; encoded by the coding sequence atggCTACAAGAAGAGACCCGCTCTACAATTTCCAGACCTTGCCTGGATTCCGGTACCGGCTCCTAGTGGTGGCTGAGGAACGGGTAGGGGAGAATTGGGTTGTGCGTTCTGAGAACGACCTGAGCACCTTCTCCCCTTTCGATCAGAGTGGGGTCCGTGAGATCATCTGCCGGGTGCGGGCCGAGTATGAAGGGAGGGCACCCCGCCGCCGCACCGCTCGAATCTCCACGGCCACGAGACCGCGCCGACGGGCCCCACAGCCAccctcaccaccaccaccttacTCCCCGGCGACGCCTACAACACCACCACCAGCGATCCCATCGGCACCAGTGGAATACAGCCCGGTGCCGATGAGCGACTCACCAGCGTCACCGGTGGAGTATTCACCGAGGTCACCGTCCCCCGCACCACCTCCCAGTCCAGCCCAGAGTCCGTCGCTGTTGGTGGCAGCCACGTCATCACCACCGAGACCAGCAGCCCCTGCAAGACCCCCACCACCTACCATCCGGTTTGCAGGGAGGACTCCACCACCACCGAGACCAACCCACGCACCGGTGGCAACTCATCCCCCGAGGAACCACCCTATGACTGTCCCTGGCTGGGCAGATAGGGCGGTTCCCATCTGGTTTAAGTGTCCTGTCTGCTGGCAAGACAGGGTACACTCTGGAATTACGTGTAGGGGATGTGGGCAGCGCCCAGCTTGCTGCTCGTGCGTGGAAGAGTTACAGGAGCGGCGACACACCCGGGGACGGTGCCCGTTATGCCGGTTTACCGGAAGCAGGGAATGA
- the LOC130054519 gene encoding uncharacterized protein F54H12.2-like, whose protein sequence is MMHRESCACGTSSLELFKVPPTNVTLEDSKWMEYYPISSTLNSDTAPIEFEIKGQGDEYLDLSQTYLQMVCKFTKANGTNLTGGHSTSTPVNNILHSLFSEIDVSLNGKVITPGTDTYPYKAYLEKLLSYAPKTLETQMRACSLWEKDTAGHMDEVKLEDLAQTPVEFPVVNNKISIAAVIPTPEYPDDSKNVGLRKRHEKITDSKEIVLMDRLHLDLFEQEKCLPNGLDVRLRFNRARPQFYMMTAAGSSGKVAIQSMILWVRKVKPVPSIINLINQQLSTQTAKYPLRRVEVKTFTIPSGTQSKITDHLFQGQMPKLIVLGFVDNAAFNGDNTRNPFHFQNERDWAPDITLEEYKNGYTLWCVDFTKDQEAQTDKFHLIQTGNLRVEVQFAANVARTLNCVVYAVFDNLLEINKQREVSIDY, encoded by the exons ATGATGCACAGAGAATCTTGCGCTTGTGGTACCAGCAGTTTAGAACTGTTTAAAGTGCCCCCGACCAACGTCACTTTAGAAGATTCGAAATGGATGGAATATTACCCCATTTCCAGTACCCTCAACTCGGATACGGCTccgattgaatttgaaatcaaaggacaaggagatgaatatctggatttatcCCAAACTTATCTCCAGATGGTCTGTAAATTCACGAAAGCCAATGGAACGAATCTCACAGGAGGCCATTCGACCTCCACCCCCGTGAATAACATTCTCCATTCCTTGTTCAGTGAAATCGATGTCAGTCTCAATGGAAAAGTCATTACCCCGGGGACGGATACTTATCCCTACAAAGCGTATCTGGAGAAATTGTTGTCTTATGCACCAAAGACTCTGGAAACCCAGATGAGAGCCTGTAGCTTGTGGGAAAAAGATACGGCAGGACATATGGATGAGGTCAAATTAGAAGATCTGGCTCAAACTCCTGTGGAATTTCCAGTAGTGAATAACAAAATCAGCATCGCGGCCGTCATTCCGACTCCCGAGTATCCGGATGATTCCAAGAATGTAGGGTTGAGAAAACGTCACGAGAAGATTACAGACAGTAAGGAGATCGTGTTGATGGATCGATTACATCTGGATTTGTTTGAGCAAGAGAAATGTCTCCCTAATGGCTTGGATGTCCGTCTCCGATTCAATCGCGCTCGACCCCAGTTCTACATGATGACCGCTGCCGGGAGTAGTGGGAAAGTGGCCATTCAAAGTATGATCTTGTGGGTGAGGAAAGTCAAACCTGTGCCGAGTATCATTAATCTCATCAATCAGCAACTGAGTACTCAAACGGCGAAATATCCATTGAGACGAGTGGAAGTGAAAACCTTCACCATTCCTAGTGGCACCCAATCTAAAATCACCGATCATCTGTTTCAAGGACAGATGCCTAAACTGATCGTGTTGGGCTTTGTGGACAATGCGGCTTTTAATGGGGATAATACCAGAAACCcctttcatttccaaaatgagaga GACTGGGCTCCGGACATTACCCTAGAAGAGTATAAAAACGGTTACACCCTCTGGTGTGTGGATTTCACGAAAGATCAAGAAGCCCAGacggataaatttcatctcatacagaCGGGGAACTTGAGAGTGGAAGTGCAATTTGCCGCCAACGTAGCCAGGACCTTAAACTGTGTGGTGTATGCCGTGTTCGACAATCTGctagaaatcaacaaacaacgaGAAGTCAGCATCGATTACTAA
- the LOC130054521 gene encoding death-associated inhibitor of apoptosis 1-like has translation MTDYESLHNPGTPRYALLSDRVASFENAPEHLQNLLPTIAEAGYFYKGYGDNTCCFYCNFGLHHWGAVDNPWIQHAYWYPHCPYLKCNKGKQWLKHEFTMVVAGPSKSGKTEFVKQLVQNTQWIAPPPEKMVWCYREWQSAYESLQDKVTFIRNIPQDDEQIVADLTYEDATRVPHGYLLVDLSPQTSDDLRLRSQLFTNLAVHMPPRV, from the exons ATGACGGACTACGAATCACTACATAACCCGGGTACACCACGTTATGCTCTACTGTCAGATCGAGTAGCGTCGTTTGAAAATGCTCCCGAACACTTGCAGAACCTATTACCTACCATTGCAGAAGCGGGATACTTTTACAAAGGGTACGGGGATAACACGTGCTGTTTTTATTGCAACTTTGGACTTCACCATTGGGGAGCTGTCGACAATCCTTGGATACAACATGCTTATTGGTATCCTCACTGTCCTTACCTGAAGTGTAATAAGGGTAAACAATGG ttgaaacatgaatttaccaTGGTGGTGGCTGGACCCTCTAAATCGGGTAAAACGGAATTTGTCAAGCAACTGGTGCAAAATACACAGTGGATTGCACCGCCTCCCGAAAAGATGGTATGGTGTTATCGAGAATGGCAGTCCGCGTACGAATCCTTACAGGACAAGGTCACTTTTATCCGCAATATACCTCAAGACGATGAGCAGatagtggcggatctca CCTATGAGGACGCCACCCGTGTACCTCACGGGTATTTACTAGTGGACTTGAGTCCTCAGACGTCGGACGATTTAAGATTAAGAAGTCAACTCTTTACCAACTTGGCTGTGCACATGCCCCCGAGAGTATAA
- the LOC125651660 gene encoding heat shock 70 kDa protein 12A-like: MPCGEGSCIKTPGHQYLVADLGGGTADFSVHAVNEDGNLTELYSASGGPYGGDCVNAEFLEMLEVLFGKEAIENLKHDDLEEYLLTCRSFENKKRIISDEYCQTFRLKLPSVLLENCDFEIMHKRIDSFYSKELISLYKGTLKISPSLMKTFFEKSIGKIKEHMCNVIKLNSKVKSVLLLGGYGGSNLLQRELKRTFPEKTIIMPQESDLSVVKGAVLFGYYPLAISCRKMRFSYGVEGYAPFEKGKHPEDRKITKLMNLARKGAKGLLICS, from the exons ATGCCATGTGGTGAAGGGTCATGCATCAAAACCCCAGGTCACCAGTATTTAGTGGCTGATCTAGGAG GTGGCACTGCAGATTTTAGTGTTCATGCGGTGAATGAGGATGGCAATTTGACGGAACTTTACTCGGCAAGCGGGGGCCCTTACGGTGGTGACTGTGTCAATGCAGAGTTTTTGGAAATGCTCGAGGTCTTGTTCGGAAAAGAGGCCATTGAAAACCTGAAACATGATGACCTAGAAGAATACCTTCTAACCTGTagaagttttgaaaataaaaagcgCATAATATCGGATGAATATTGCCAAACATTTAGACTCAAACTGCCTTCTGTTTTATTAGaaaattgtgattttgaaattatgcacAAACGTATAGATAGTTTTTATAGCAAAGAATTAATTTCCTTATATAAGGGGACATTAAAAATCAGTCCTTctttaatgaaaacatttttcgaaaaatccATAGGAAAAATCAAGGAGCACATGTGTAATGTGATCAAGCTAAATTCCAAAGTGAAAAGTGTCCTATTGTTGGGTGGATATGGCGGATCAAATCTTTTACAGCGTGAACTGAAGAGAACCTTTCCAGAGAAAACCATCATTATGCCACAAGAGTCCGATTTATCAGTTGTCAAAGGTGCTGTACTGTTTGGATATTATCCTCTCGCAATATCCTGTCGAAAAATGCGATTTTCATATGGCGTAGAGGGTTATGCTCCTTTCGAAAAAGGAAAACATCCTGAGGACAGAAAGAtaacaaaattaatgaatttggcGAGGAAAGGTGCGAAGGGGCTTTTGATCTGCTCATAG